The following proteins are co-located in the Paludisphaera rhizosphaerae genome:
- a CDS encoding TolC family protein produces MGLASVCAVAGELGCVHQPATYERADLVRRINGEGLEAAKGAATVDAGVVKTSGAQQESRAEPSREPLPDAKPAGSRPEEAAVGEKPREGEAEAEALAEELSLERARELAMRYSPVLRAARAAVDASMGDLEVVDAAFKPAFQGNYGYQAFSSDVGFVGTRGRFPVLPVRGFGPGAQDFHVSEVQMKWTIFQFGRLLSKDRQARFKTEVARLEADRACQTVAYQVARTYFQVLEAESARKIADRAVERAEAYRREAGDLLQRGSITREQALRVEADLASVRQAQSDARSEEEVAVAALNQTMGINVNAPTRVAERRDAPRLDLELKGALEISVANRREIPVVLRGIAIAREGVDFARAEFLPSVSVQAGYSNVTGTGVQNANVGAGGIFLTQDLYAGGKRRGQLRSAEAGLRGAEAQAQQVCDLIAFEVNEAFRSFEDARSRIDAARAVYLQAVENHRLVGSRYQAGDATPAEVVEARASETKSEQTFNSAFYQYQRALARLEYAVGGPLPISAEQLPAAAPVEAGPDRTPGPPSGESPFRARPGGSLPNLPNAPSFALPSTEPAPSIPSPTIPPRSGQPSGEPGLFGPPSSLSRPPYESNSPYGAKP; encoded by the coding sequence TTGGGACTTGCCTCCGTCTGCGCCGTGGCAGGCGAACTCGGCTGCGTCCATCAACCCGCCACGTACGAGCGGGCCGACCTGGTTCGCCGGATCAACGGCGAGGGGCTCGAAGCCGCGAAGGGGGCCGCGACGGTCGACGCCGGCGTCGTGAAAACCTCCGGCGCGCAGCAGGAGTCGCGGGCCGAGCCTTCTCGCGAGCCTTTGCCCGACGCGAAGCCGGCCGGCTCCCGGCCCGAGGAGGCCGCCGTCGGCGAGAAGCCCAGGGAAGGCGAGGCGGAAGCCGAAGCCCTGGCCGAGGAGTTGTCGCTGGAGCGAGCCCGCGAACTGGCCATGCGCTACAGCCCCGTGCTGAGGGCCGCCCGGGCGGCCGTCGACGCCTCGATGGGCGATCTGGAAGTCGTCGACGCCGCGTTCAAGCCGGCCTTTCAGGGGAACTACGGCTACCAGGCGTTCTCGTCGGACGTGGGGTTCGTTGGCACGCGCGGCCGATTTCCCGTTCTGCCGGTGCGTGGGTTTGGTCCCGGAGCGCAGGACTTCCACGTCAGCGAAGTCCAGATGAAGTGGACCATCTTCCAGTTCGGCCGGCTCCTCTCCAAGGACCGCCAGGCCCGGTTCAAGACCGAGGTCGCCCGGCTGGAGGCCGACCGCGCCTGCCAGACCGTCGCCTATCAGGTGGCGCGGACGTACTTCCAGGTTCTGGAAGCCGAATCGGCCCGGAAGATCGCCGACCGGGCCGTCGAGCGCGCCGAGGCTTACCGTCGCGAGGCCGGCGACCTCCTGCAGCGAGGCTCCATCACCCGGGAACAGGCCCTGCGCGTGGAGGCCGATCTCGCCAGCGTGCGCCAGGCCCAATCCGACGCCAGGAGCGAGGAAGAGGTGGCGGTCGCCGCGCTGAACCAGACGATGGGGATCAACGTCAACGCCCCCACGAGGGTCGCTGAGCGTCGCGACGCCCCCCGACTCGACCTGGAGTTGAAGGGGGCGCTGGAGATCTCGGTGGCGAACCGGCGGGAAATCCCCGTGGTTTTGCGAGGGATCGCCATTGCGCGGGAAGGGGTCGATTTCGCCCGCGCTGAGTTCCTCCCCAGCGTGTCGGTTCAGGCCGGCTACTCGAACGTCACGGGAACCGGCGTGCAGAATGCGAACGTCGGCGCCGGTGGCATCTTTCTGACGCAGGACCTTTACGCCGGCGGCAAGCGGCGGGGCCAGCTCCGCTCGGCGGAGGCCGGCCTGCGCGGGGCGGAGGCCCAGGCGCAACAGGTCTGCGACCTGATCGCCTTCGAGGTCAACGAGGCGTTCCGATCCTTCGAGGACGCCCGATCGCGGATCGACGCCGCCCGCGCCGTGTACCTCCAGGCGGTGGAGAACCACCGACTGGTCGGCAGCCGTTACCAGGCGGGCGACGCCACGCCGGCCGAGGTCGTCGAGGCGCGGGCGTCGGAGACGAAGTCCGAGCAGACGTTCAACTCGGCCTTCTATCAGTACCAGCGGGCCCTGGCGCGGCTGGAGTACGCCGTGGGCGGGCCGCTGCCAATTTCGGCCGAGCAACTCCCGGCCGCCGCGCCCGTTGAGGCCGGTCCCGACCGCACGCCGGGGCCGCCGTCGGGCGAGTCCCCGTTCCGCGCTCGTCCTGGCGGTTCGTTGCCGAACCTGCCGAACGCGCCGAGCTTCGCCCTGCCGTCGACCGAGCCGGCTCCGTCGATTCCATCGCCGACGATCCCCCCGCGCAGCGGTCAACCGTCGGGCGAACCCGGTCTCTTCGGCCCGCCGTCGTCGCTGTCGCGCCCCCCCTATGAATCCAACTCGCCCTACGGCGCGAAGCCCTGA
- a CDS encoding c-type cytochrome, producing the protein MTTPRRHAPIGLAFSLLVLSTAAAPPEATVWTPGPLEVAVALPQPVDASTAAALAGRTIAYYEDGEGMPGPSAEPLGALKIAGVKVEDGGRLLVLATDPHPRQARYVLPLDGLAAKTVYGLNGVEASWFEGAEPGPEPSWKGWLPGLDPRASRRAADLRKVGRLRLDAMVKLPAAGKVEATIESPAPVVECFFGDGEPEGGPKSRMTFTIADASQPVFLSLTIRTGPDATPGPIKLSWTPNESAAPAKFLLPWATPAPTAAAPEPLEIPNLAGGDPSRGEAAFFSKEALCSQCHIAAGKGNNVGPDLTKIGRKGADYIFRSIALPNETVAPDFVSYTVSMKDGRVASGVVRAQGPDEIRIIDAEAKPTIIRRDEIEEFRPASTSLMPPGLVPVLGEARLRDIVAYLMKTAAE; encoded by the coding sequence ATGACCACCCCCCGCCGACATGCCCCGATCGGGCTTGCCTTCTCCCTTCTCGTCCTGTCCACGGCCGCGGCTCCGCCGGAGGCGACCGTCTGGACGCCTGGCCCGCTGGAAGTGGCCGTGGCCTTGCCCCAGCCCGTCGATGCGTCGACGGCCGCCGCGCTGGCGGGGCGGACGATCGCGTATTACGAGGACGGCGAGGGGATGCCGGGTCCATCGGCCGAACCCCTCGGCGCGCTGAAGATCGCCGGTGTGAAGGTCGAGGACGGAGGCCGGCTGCTGGTGCTGGCGACCGACCCGCACCCTCGGCAGGCTCGCTACGTCCTGCCGCTCGACGGCCTGGCCGCGAAAACGGTCTACGGCCTCAACGGCGTGGAGGCGTCGTGGTTCGAGGGCGCCGAGCCCGGCCCCGAGCCTTCGTGGAAAGGATGGCTGCCGGGACTCGACCCCCGCGCCTCGCGACGGGCCGCCGACCTCCGCAAGGTCGGCAGGCTCCGGCTGGACGCCATGGTGAAGCTCCCCGCCGCCGGCAAGGTCGAGGCGACGATCGAATCCCCCGCGCCGGTCGTCGAGTGCTTCTTCGGCGACGGCGAGCCCGAGGGAGGGCCGAAGTCCCGCATGACCTTCACCATCGCCGACGCCTCGCAGCCGGTCTTCCTTTCGCTGACGATCCGGACCGGCCCCGACGCGACCCCCGGCCCGATCAAGCTCTCGTGGACGCCCAACGAGTCCGCCGCCCCGGCGAAGTTCCTGCTCCCCTGGGCCACCCCCGCTCCGACCGCCGCCGCCCCTGAGCCCCTGGAGATCCCCAACCTGGCCGGCGGCGACCCGTCGCGCGGCGAAGCGGCCTTTTTCAGCAAGGAAGCGCTCTGCTCGCAGTGCCACATCGCCGCCGGCAAGGGGAACAACGTCGGTCCCGACCTCACGAAGATCGGCCGCAAGGGAGCGGATTACATCTTCCGCAGCATCGCCCTGCCGAATGAGACGGTCGCACCCGACTTCGTCTCGTACACGGTTTCGATGAAGGACGGCCGCGTCGCCTCGGGCGTCGTCCGCGCCCAGGGGCCGGACGAAATCCGGATCATCGACGCCGAAGCCAAGCCCACCATCATCCGCCGCGACGAGATCGAGGAGTTCCGCCCCGCCTCCACCTCCCTCATGCCCCCCGGT